accaacaaggaaaatgatggtaaaaagacCAAGCGAATCCAGTTATGCACTTAAAGATAGAaaaagtggaggtgcaccaccctcaaaagccacgacatccagtgaccttggaggagcTTTTACCAAGTTAGTTCCGCAGGAAGATTTCTCGTGGGGGTATTGATGCCTCCTGTTGCCATGCTGACGaaggggaagaaaagagtgatgacctaccattAGCACCATCTTCGAAAAAAGCTCATCGAGTCCACTCCTCAAGAACTTAATGCTTGTGAGGAAAAAGTCACATTCACAAATGACAATCTTCTGctaggtgacactcttcataaccgcccattgtacctggttggctatatgtgtgatgaaagggtaaatcgatATTTGGTTGATGGAAGATCCTCAGTGAACATTTTGCTAATTCGCACTGTGAAAGtacttggtattcccatgaacgaactctcaGAAAGTCGTGTGATtatccaaggattcaaccaaggggggcaaagagccataggtACGATTaggttgggaatcaccattgtagttatgcaatcaagtgcatggctgcatgtgatcgatgcaaagacttcatacaacgtcttgcttggaaggccttggatagaAAAGAATAAtgtggttccatctacctaccatcaatgtttgaagTACTACGAGGGTGAAGTCGAGAAAAAGATAGTTGttgatgatgagccattcaccgaggctgagtcacacttcgccgatgcaaagttttacttgaagaaccgcattgtgaaggagctaaaagctaATGATGGCATGAAAAGCAAGAATGACGAGCCCACAACTAAAAGATCTGAGGTGATTGCTGGTAGAGCCGAAGCTGTTATTGAGGAGATACAACCCAACGCGAATAAATCATATAGAGGGGATATTGCGTCTTATGGAAAGAAAGTAAGTCTCGCgctccaatatgtccctaaaaggAAGAAAGGCGAGGGcgaatcatctaatctccaaactaacacGCTAAAGGAGTTAACTCTTCCGATAAAatgaattgaggcagtaaagttgtcCTCGAAGCCGCTTGCAGGGTTTGTAGCAGAAAATCAtttgcagaatgtggcactccctGCAAAGCGAACAGATGAAGGTTTTGACCCTAATGCTTACAagctatttgcaaaagctggatacaatcccaatgagccgtcaaagttagggaagctcccatcagAAGTTGCAACGAGGCAACCACATGAAGTTTTGGGATACAAGCAACTGTCACCAGTGCGCATCTCAATAAGAAGGGCGGGTAGAAGACGAATCTGCCGCTTCTAACATGCCTTATGTATTTGAccgacttggaaaatcaactatgAGAACTTCtgtatttgagagattgggtccattaaagaaggggaataagtttcagagaaattatcaaaatacaagaACACCCACTTCGTCCAAATTTTAGAAGAtctctaaagatttccaaagtttggttccttctagaatgaagcGACAAACAAAAGTCATGGTTTCGTGTGATGAAGTATTGAAGGTGAAGCCATACATTGTGGTCTACACTAAAGAACGGGATGCAGTtgaagaaagtgtgggttcttcgtatcatgttaaTGCACAAAGCAAGCATTGTGTTttatctctaatggaggatgatGAGAAATTGGACGATGTTTCACCGTGTTATCATATATCCTTCAAcgatggggaccctcaagaagaCGAGGATGCGAAAGATGCTCCCCCAAaacttgaagaaggggtgaaggcaacggttgatgccttaaaagaagttaaccttgctactgatgaagaaccaagacccgcctacctaagtgctttactagaagttgatgaagaaagaacttatattgagttactcaaggagtttagtgatgtctttgcttggagttacaaagaaaTTCCTAGCTTGGACCCTAAAGTGGCAGTCCATCACCTTGCAGTCAAGAATGGCACTCGTCCTGTTAAGCAAGCTCGAAGGCgctttaggccggacttggttcccctgattgaaatcgaagttaacaaactcattgaagctggatttatttgggaagttaaatacccaatgtgggtttcaagtattgtccttgtaaagaagaagaatggccagattCGAGTATGCGTCGacttcagggatctcaacaatgcgtgtcccaaagatgaattcccgcttcctattccagagttgatgatcgatgctactactggTTATGAGGAAATGTCTTTCATGGATGGCTCgtcgggctataaccaaattcggatggcaccaaaagatgaagagcttactgcattctgcacccc
This sequence is a window from Nicotiana tomentosiformis chromosome 5, ASM39032v3, whole genome shotgun sequence. Protein-coding genes within it:
- the LOC138892490 gene encoding uncharacterized protein; the encoded protein is MCDERVNRYLVDGRSSVNILLIRTVKVLGIPMNELSESRVIIQGFNQGGQRAIGTIRLGITIVVMQSSAWLHVIDAKTSYNVLLGRPWIEKNNVVPSTYHQCLKYYEGEVEKKIVVDDEPFTEAESHFADAKFYLKNRIVKELKANDGMKSKNDEPTTKRSEVIAGRAEAVIEEIQPNANKSYRGDIASYGKKAVKLSSKPLAGFVAENHLQNVALPAKRTDEGFDPNAYKLFAKAGYNPNEPSKLGKLPSEVATRMKRQTKVMVSCDEVLKVKPYIVVYTKERDAVEESVGSSYHVNAQSKHCVLSLMEDDEKLDDVSPCYHISFNDGDPQEDEDAKDAPPKLEEGVKATEFSDVFAWSYKEIPSLDPKVAVHHLAVKNGTRPVKQARRRFRPDLVPLIEIEVNKLIEAGFIWEVKYPMWVSSIVLVKKKNGQIRVCVDFRDLNNACPKDEFPLPIPELMIDATTGYEEMSFMDGSSGYNQIRMAPKDEELTAFCTPRELTDKLPDEDTMVVEVQPPWKMYFDAHRGGPGAGVVFFTSQGEVLPYSFTLMQLCSNNVVEYQALILGLEMAVKMKLL